A genomic window from Rhizobium sp. EC-SD404 includes:
- a CDS encoding MacB family efflux pump subunit codes for MDLRQRGCFAMNAHMRPVVTDDRDNLVEPIIRVRGLTRHYGIGDAQTAVLKGIDLDVAAGEFVAIIGQSSSGKSTLMNILGCLDQPSDGTLHIAGQQIDSLSQDDLAALRRDRFGFIFQRYHLVAGMSAVQNVALPAVYAGIAGDVRRQRAEEILQRLGLGARLDHAPDALSGGQQQRVSIARALMNEPDIILADEPTGALDSDTGDAVMALLAELNAEGKTVIIVTHDPEIAAQATRVIRVKDGLVVDDRRSASAQLGAGQSPVELASEKPARAAQPGEIALMALSALRRNRLRTALTMLGIVIGVASVVAMLAIGAGAREQVLADIRKMGTDLIEVKRGARNVRGGGDDVQTLVASDLKSIERVAGVAGVIPESDQSVVLRSPVRDHQVTAIGTSHDFPFVRDWPVESGIFFDESHEGRYASVVVIGSYTASLLFPDADPVGQYVLLNNAPFQIIGVIEEKGVVTGGGRHNRDDQVLIPYTTAGARIFGQDFFKEMIVKAEPSASLDAVEAGLFDALLHTHGREDFHFQNMSGAIEQAEAAQASFTVLLGSIAAISLLVGGIGVMNIMLVSVTERIGEIGIRMAIGARRIDITRQFLIEAIAVCVAGGVTGAAIGVAISIGLPLLDDGFAAVLTPGPVMIAVLCAVATGLLFGIAPARKAARLDPVAALTRN; via the coding sequence ATGGATCTTCGCCAGCGGGGCTGCTTCGCGATGAATGCCCACATGCGTCCGGTGGTCACTGATGATCGGGACAACTTGGTCGAGCCGATCATCCGGGTCCGAGGGCTCACACGTCACTACGGGATAGGCGACGCGCAGACCGCGGTGTTGAAAGGCATCGATCTCGATGTTGCAGCAGGGGAGTTCGTGGCGATCATCGGACAGTCCAGCTCGGGCAAATCGACATTGATGAACATACTGGGTTGCCTCGATCAGCCATCCGATGGGACCCTGCATATCGCCGGCCAACAGATCGACAGTCTGTCGCAAGACGATTTGGCGGCGCTTCGCCGCGATCGGTTCGGCTTCATATTTCAGCGTTATCACCTGGTCGCCGGCATGAGCGCGGTCCAGAATGTGGCGTTGCCGGCTGTCTATGCCGGCATCGCCGGGGACGTGCGGCGGCAACGCGCGGAAGAGATCCTCCAACGCCTTGGGCTCGGTGCGCGTCTCGACCATGCCCCTGATGCCTTGTCGGGCGGGCAGCAGCAGCGTGTTTCGATCGCACGGGCTCTGATGAACGAGCCGGATATCATTCTTGCCGACGAACCGACCGGCGCGCTCGACAGCGACACGGGTGACGCGGTGATGGCGCTGCTGGCGGAACTGAATGCGGAAGGCAAGACCGTCATCATCGTCACGCATGATCCGGAAATCGCGGCGCAAGCCACCCGGGTAATCCGCGTCAAGGACGGCCTGGTCGTGGACGATCGGCGCAGTGCAAGCGCTCAGCTCGGCGCCGGGCAGTCGCCCGTCGAACTCGCAAGCGAAAAGCCCGCGCGCGCAGCGCAGCCAGGCGAGATAGCCCTGATGGCGCTCTCTGCACTCCGACGCAACCGTTTGCGCACAGCGCTCACCATGCTCGGAATCGTCATCGGTGTCGCATCCGTCGTCGCGATGCTCGCCATCGGCGCGGGCGCGCGCGAGCAGGTTCTTGCCGATATTCGAAAGATGGGAACGGACCTGATCGAAGTGAAACGCGGCGCGCGGAATGTGCGCGGCGGTGGCGACGATGTTCAGACGCTGGTGGCATCCGATCTGAAATCCATCGAGCGCGTCGCCGGCGTTGCCGGCGTCATCCCCGAAAGCGATCAATCGGTGGTTCTGCGCTCGCCCGTGCGGGATCATCAGGTCACCGCGATCGGCACGAGCCACGATTTTCCTTTCGTTCGGGACTGGCCGGTGGAGAGCGGTATTTTCTTCGACGAGTCCCATGAAGGACGCTATGCCAGCGTCGTCGTCATCGGGTCCTACACGGCCTCGCTTCTCTTTCCCGATGCCGATCCCGTCGGGCAGTACGTTCTCCTCAACAACGCTCCTTTCCAGATCATCGGCGTCATCGAGGAAAAGGGTGTCGTTACCGGAGGCGGCCGTCACAACAGGGACGACCAGGTTCTGATCCCCTATACTACGGCTGGTGCCCGCATTTTCGGACAGGATTTCTTCAAAGAGATGATCGTGAAGGCAGAGCCTTCAGCGTCGCTCGACGCTGTTGAGGCGGGACTTTTCGATGCACTGCTGCATACACACGGGCGCGAGGATTTCCATTTCCAGAACATGAGCGGGGCGATCGAGCAGGCAGAGGCTGCTCAGGCATCTTTCACCGTGTTGCTTGGATCGATTGCTGCCATTTCTTTGCTGGTTGGCGGCATTGGCGTGATGAACATCATGCTGGTTTCTGTCACCGAAAGGATCGGCGAGATCGGCATTCGCATGGCCATCGGAGCGCGACGGATCGATATCACGCGCCAGTTTCTCATCGAGGCAATTGCGGTGTGCGTTGCTGGCGGGGTGACGGGTGCTGCGATCGGTGTCGCCATCAGCATCGGGCTTCCATTGCTGGACGACGGCTTTGCCGCGGTCCTGACGCCTGGTCCGGTTATGATTGCGGTGTTGTGCGCCGTAGCGACCGGTCTCCTCTTTGGAATCGCACCCGCCCGCAAGGCAGCCAGACTTGATCCGGTCGCAGCGTTGACGCGCAACTGA
- a CDS encoding nucleoside triphosphate hydrolase, producing MNPSIEDLAQQVANRAAGRHRFVVALAGPPGAGKSTLAERLVRALNDRSEVAALLPMDGFHLDNTVLEARGLMHRKGAPETFDARGYAFLLDTIRTMPDFEIAVPVFDRTLDLARSGGAIIAPHHRVVVTEGNYLLVDRTPWSDLSAHFDMTVWLDVDDETLQERLVRRWLHHGLSREAALSRALDNDMQNVAWVKRFSRPADITAS from the coding sequence ATGAACCCAAGCATCGAGGATCTGGCGCAACAGGTCGCGAACCGCGCGGCCGGCCGCCACCGCTTCGTCGTGGCTTTGGCCGGTCCACCGGGCGCCGGCAAGTCGACGCTGGCCGAACGCTTGGTCAGGGCATTGAATGATCGCAGCGAGGTCGCGGCGCTGCTGCCGATGGATGGGTTTCACCTCGACAACACCGTTTTGGAGGCGCGCGGCTTGATGCATCGCAAAGGCGCGCCGGAAACCTTCGATGCGCGAGGATACGCGTTTCTCCTGGATACCATTCGGACCATGCCGGATTTCGAGATCGCCGTGCCCGTGTTCGACAGGACGCTCGATCTCGCTCGTTCCGGAGGCGCGATCATTGCACCGCATCACCGGGTCGTCGTCACCGAAGGCAACTATCTCTTGGTCGACCGGACGCCCTGGTCGGATCTGTCTGCCCATTTTGACATGACCGTCTGGCTCGACGTGGATGACGAAACGCTCCAGGAGCGTCTCGTCCGTCGCTGGCTTCACCACGGGCTTTCACGGGAAGCAGCCCTCAGCCGTGCCCTCGACAACGACATGCAGAACGTCGCCTGGGTAAAACGCTTCTCCCGACCTGCGGACATCACGGCCAGCTAG
- a CDS encoding ATP-binding cassette domain-containing protein, translating to MSTVSENASRPILKARGLVKRYGRVTALDKADFDLYPGEILAVIGDNGAGKSSLIKALSGAVTIDDGEMELDGKPMRFSSPMEAREAGIETVYQTLALSPALSIADNMFLGREIRKPGPLGSMFRMLDRSAMERIAREKLSDLGLMTIQNIAQPVETLSGGQRQGVAVARAAAFGSKVIIMDEPTAALGVKESRRVLELILDVRKRGIPIVLISHNMPHVFEVADRIHIHRLGRRLCVVKPSDHSMSDAVAFMTGAKSPPEDVLAA from the coding sequence ATGAGCACGGTTTCGGAAAATGCTTCCCGCCCGATCCTGAAGGCACGAGGTCTCGTCAAGCGCTACGGCCGGGTGACCGCACTCGACAAAGCTGACTTCGATCTTTATCCGGGCGAAATCCTTGCGGTGATCGGCGACAACGGTGCCGGCAAATCCTCGCTGATCAAGGCGCTCTCAGGCGCCGTAACCATCGACGACGGCGAGATGGAACTCGATGGCAAGCCAATGCGGTTTTCCTCGCCCATGGAGGCGCGCGAAGCCGGCATCGAAACCGTCTACCAGACGCTAGCGCTCTCCCCAGCGCTTTCGATCGCCGACAACATGTTCCTCGGCCGCGAAATCCGAAAGCCGGGGCCGCTCGGCTCGATGTTCAGGATGCTCGACCGCAGCGCCATGGAGCGGATCGCCCGTGAAAAACTTTCCGATCTCGGCCTGATGACGATCCAGAACATTGCCCAGCCGGTGGAAACACTTTCGGGCGGGCAGCGCCAGGGTGTCGCCGTCGCACGCGCCGCTGCATTCGGCTCGAAGGTCATCATCATGGATGAACCGACGGCAGCGCTCGGCGTGAAGGAATCCCGCCGCGTGCTGGAACTCATCCTGGATGTCCGCAAGCGCGGCATCCCGATCGTGCTCATCTCGCACAACATGCCGCATGTGTTCGAGGTGGCCGATCGCATCCACATTCACCGGCTCGGCCGACGGCTCTGCGTCGTCAAGCCAAGCGATCATTCCATGTCCGATGCTGTCGCTTTCATGACGGGCGCAAAGTCCCCGCCTGAGGATGTTCTGGCAGCATGA
- a CDS encoding ABC transporter permease, giving the protein MTTTDQPSAATRSRQSFEESLESSDRKLAEFEANNRTAIDRLQHFLHGNPTMVPIIVLLFSVIAFGFVAGDRFFSAFNLSLIIQQVSIIGILAAAQSLVILTAGIDLSVAAIMVLMSVIMGNLAVSMGVPAPIAILIGFVGGVAAGAMNGLLVTRLKLPPFITTLGTWNIFFALNLWLSGAQSIRSQDIDAQAPILKLFGQNFGVMGAQFSYGSVLMVLIFAALWYMLNRTAWGRHVYAVGDDREAAELAGIRTNRILVSVYALAGLVCALGAWASIGRVGSVSPQSFYEGNLQSITAVVIGGISLFGGRGSIMGPLIGALIVGVFQSGLRLVGVDVLWQVFAIGWLIIIAVAIDQWIRKVSA; this is encoded by the coding sequence ATGACCACGACAGACCAGCCCTCGGCTGCGACGCGAAGCCGGCAATCCTTCGAGGAAAGCCTGGAGAGCAGCGACCGGAAACTTGCCGAGTTCGAGGCGAACAACCGCACGGCCATCGATCGGCTTCAGCATTTCCTGCACGGCAATCCGACGATGGTGCCCATCATCGTGCTTCTGTTCTCGGTCATCGCCTTCGGGTTCGTCGCTGGTGACCGCTTCTTTTCCGCCTTCAACCTGTCGTTGATCATCCAGCAGGTCTCCATCATCGGCATTCTCGCCGCGGCCCAGAGCCTGGTCATCCTGACGGCAGGCATCGACCTTTCGGTCGCCGCCATCATGGTGCTGATGTCGGTCATCATGGGCAACCTGGCCGTCTCCATGGGCGTTCCGGCGCCCATCGCGATCCTGATTGGCTTCGTCGGCGGCGTTGCTGCCGGCGCGATGAACGGCCTTCTCGTCACGCGGTTGAAACTGCCGCCCTTCATCACGACGCTCGGCACCTGGAACATCTTTTTCGCGCTCAATCTCTGGCTCTCCGGCGCCCAGTCGATCCGCAGCCAGGACATCGATGCGCAGGCGCCGATCCTCAAGCTCTTCGGCCAGAACTTCGGCGTCATGGGCGCGCAGTTCTCCTACGGATCGGTGCTGATGGTGCTGATCTTCGCGGCGCTCTGGTACATGCTGAACCGCACGGCCTGGGGCCGCCATGTCTATGCGGTCGGCGACGACAGGGAAGCGGCCGAACTCGCCGGTATCCGCACCAACCGAATCCTCGTCTCCGTCTATGCGCTGGCGGGCCTGGTCTGCGCGTTGGGCGCCTGGGCCTCAATCGGCCGCGTCGGTTCGGTTTCGCCGCAAAGCTTCTACGAAGGCAACCTGCAGTCCATCACCGCCGTGGTGATCGGCGGCATCTCCCTCTTTGGCGGTCGTGGCTCCATCATGGGTCCGTTGATCGGCGCGCTGATCGTCGGCGTCTTCCAGTCCGGCCTTCGCCTCGTGGGCGTAGACGTGCTCTGGCAGGTCTTCGCCATCGGCTGGCTCATCATCATAGCCGTCGCGATCGACCAGTGGATCAGAAAGGTTTCGGCATGA
- a CDS encoding sugar ABC transporter substrate-binding protein, protein MAAPAKAQDTVSACLITKTDINPFFVKMKEGATAKAEELGVELSTYAGRVDGDHETQVQAVESCIASGAKGILITASDTKAIVDVLKTARDNGVLVIALDTPLEPIDAADATFATDNFKAGELIGQWAAAQLGDEAANAKIAMLDLSPSQPSVDVLRNQGFLSGFGVELGDENMIGDEEDERIVGNDVTAGNEEGGRRAMENLLQVDPEINVVYTINEPAAAGAYETLRSFGREGEVLIVSVDGGCPGVQNVQEGIIGATSQQYPLEMAALGIEAIATFAETGEKPAPTPGLDFYDTGVQLVTDQTVDGVDSISVQEGLELCWG, encoded by the coding sequence ATGGCCGCACCTGCCAAAGCTCAGGATACGGTGAGCGCTTGCCTCATCACCAAGACCGACATCAACCCGTTCTTCGTCAAGATGAAGGAAGGCGCCACCGCGAAAGCGGAAGAGCTCGGCGTCGAACTTTCCACTTACGCAGGCCGCGTCGATGGCGACCATGAAACCCAGGTCCAGGCGGTCGAATCCTGCATCGCCTCGGGCGCCAAGGGCATCTTGATCACCGCCTCCGACACGAAGGCGATCGTCGATGTCCTGAAGACAGCCCGCGACAACGGTGTGCTGGTCATCGCCCTCGACACGCCTCTCGAGCCAATCGATGCCGCCGACGCCACCTTCGCGACAGACAACTTCAAGGCCGGCGAACTGATCGGCCAGTGGGCCGCAGCCCAGCTTGGCGACGAAGCCGCCAACGCCAAGATTGCGATGCTGGACCTTTCGCCCAGCCAGCCGTCAGTCGACGTCCTGCGCAACCAAGGCTTCCTGTCCGGCTTCGGCGTCGAGCTTGGTGACGAGAACATGATCGGCGACGAGGAAGACGAGCGCATCGTCGGCAACGACGTGACAGCCGGCAATGAGGAAGGTGGCCGTCGCGCCATGGAAAACCTTCTTCAGGTCGATCCTGAAATCAACGTCGTCTACACGATCAACGAGCCGGCGGCGGCAGGCGCCTATGAAACCCTACGTTCCTTCGGCCGCGAGGGCGAAGTTCTCATCGTCTCCGTCGATGGCGGCTGCCCGGGCGTCCAGAACGTCCAGGAAGGCATCATTGGCGCCACGTCGCAGCAATATCCGTTGGAGATGGCTGCCCTCGGTATCGAGGCGATCGCGACATTTGCCGAAACCGGTGAAAAGCCCGCGCCGACGCCCGGCCTCGACTTCTACGACACCGGTGTTCAGCTCGTGACCGACCAGACCGTGGACGGCGTCGACTCCATCAGCGTCCAGGAAGGCCTGGAGCTCTGCTGGGGCTGA
- a CDS encoding ROK family transcriptional regulator, translating into MALTGGLQEAGGQQLRGSNQSGMRAYNERLVLSLVRRHAVLVKTEIARMTGLSAQTISVIMRELEADGLLVRGEPIRGKVGQPSVPLSINPEGAFFIGLKVGRRSADLIVINFLGQPVASRHVGYAYPDPDAILAFVREGLSEMIAALGAGQQSRIAGLGIAMPFQLWNWHDEVGAPQVQMDRWRHFDLKREIDAICNFPVYLQNDATAACAAELIFGERASRQDFIYFYVGTFIGGGIVLNGSLYAGRNGNAGALGSMPVPGKEGRTEQLIDQASIMVLERMLVSDGIDPAPLWQAPEDWSRFDAHVDRWIATVATGLAYAIVASVSIIDFETVVIDGGMPQPVRDALVAATRAAIGAMDLQGIDMPTVEAGSIGPIARALGAASLPLFDKYLIDQHTLMREA; encoded by the coding sequence ATGGCGCTGACGGGCGGGCTGCAGGAGGCTGGCGGCCAGCAATTGCGCGGCTCGAACCAGAGCGGCATGCGCGCTTACAACGAGCGGCTCGTGCTGAGCCTCGTTCGGCGCCATGCGGTGCTGGTGAAGACCGAAATTGCCCGCATGACCGGCCTTTCCGCCCAGACGATCTCGGTCATCATGCGCGAACTTGAAGCCGACGGCCTGCTCGTTCGCGGCGAGCCGATCCGCGGCAAAGTGGGGCAGCCCTCGGTGCCGCTGTCGATCAACCCGGAAGGCGCCTTCTTCATCGGGCTGAAAGTGGGACGGCGCAGCGCCGATCTCATCGTCATCAATTTTCTCGGCCAGCCGGTCGCCAGCCGTCACGTCGGCTATGCCTATCCCGACCCCGATGCCATTCTGGCCTTCGTGCGCGAGGGACTATCCGAAATGATCGCGGCGCTCGGCGCCGGGCAGCAAAGCCGGATTGCCGGGCTCGGCATCGCCATGCCGTTTCAGCTTTGGAACTGGCATGACGAGGTTGGTGCGCCGCAGGTGCAAATGGATCGCTGGCGTCATTTCGACCTGAAACGCGAGATCGACGCGATCTGCAATTTCCCGGTCTATCTGCAGAACGACGCGACGGCGGCATGCGCGGCGGAACTGATCTTCGGCGAACGTGCCAGCCGGCAGGACTTCATCTATTTCTATGTCGGCACCTTCATCGGCGGCGGTATCGTTTTGAATGGCAGCCTCTATGCCGGGCGAAACGGCAATGCCGGGGCGCTCGGCTCCATGCCCGTTCCCGGAAAAGAAGGGCGGACCGAACAATTGATCGATCAGGCTTCGATCATGGTGCTCGAGCGCATGCTGGTGAGCGACGGTATCGATCCGGCTCCCTTATGGCAGGCGCCTGAGGACTGGTCGCGGTTCGACGCGCATGTGGATCGCTGGATCGCAACGGTAGCGACCGGTCTCGCCTATGCCATCGTCGCATCCGTCTCGATCATCGACTTCGAAACCGTCGTCATCGATGGCGGGATGCCGCAGCCCGTGCGCGATGCTCTCGTTGCCGCAACGCGAGCAGCTATCGGTGCGATGGACCTGCAAGGCATCGACATGCCCACGGTCGAGGCCGGCTCCATCGGCCCTATTGCGCGGGCGCTGGGTGCCGCCAGCCTGCCGCTCTTCGACAAATACCTGATCGACCAGCACACGTTGATGCGGGAAGCCTGA
- a CDS encoding aspartate aminotransferase family protein — protein sequence MLRNDQLDQWDRENFFHPSTHMGQHERGESANRVITGGSGVYIEDRNGNRLLDGFAGLYCVNVGYGRQEIADAIAAQAKELSYYHAYVGHGTEASITLAKMVMDRMPEHMSKVYFGLGGSDANETNIKLVWYYNNILGRPQKKKIISRWRGYHGSGLMTGSLTGLTPFHNKFDLPLSQVLHTETPSYFRRPDLDMSEADFVTHCVDKLEEMIAMEGADTIAAFIGEPLLGTGGIVPPPAGYWDAIQAVLDKHDILLIADEVVTGFGRLGTMTGSAHYGLKPDIITIAKGLTSAYAPLSGSVISDKVWQVLVKGSDEMGPIGHGWTYSAHPIGAAAGVANLKLVDDLGLVENAGTVGAYLNEKMKDAVADHSQVGDVRGEGMLCAVEFVEDKSSRTFYDPSRKIGPAVSAAVLKQGVIGRAMPQGDILGFAPPLCLTREEADRIVDATRTALAEVFG from the coding sequence ATGCTCAGGAACGACCAGCTCGACCAGTGGGACCGCGAGAATTTCTTCCACCCCTCCACGCATATGGGCCAACACGAACGCGGCGAAAGCGCCAACCGCGTCATCACCGGCGGCTCGGGCGTCTATATCGAAGATCGTAACGGCAACCGCCTGCTGGATGGTTTCGCCGGCCTCTACTGCGTGAATGTCGGCTACGGCCGCCAGGAGATCGCCGATGCGATCGCCGCCCAGGCCAAGGAGCTTTCCTACTATCACGCCTATGTCGGCCACGGCACGGAGGCCTCCATCACGCTCGCGAAGATGGTGATGGACCGCATGCCCGAGCACATGTCGAAGGTCTATTTCGGGCTAGGCGGATCGGACGCGAACGAAACCAACATCAAGCTCGTCTGGTACTACAACAACATTCTCGGCCGTCCGCAGAAGAAGAAGATCATCTCGCGCTGGCGCGGCTATCACGGCTCGGGCCTGATGACCGGCTCGTTGACCGGCTTAACGCCCTTCCACAACAAGTTCGATCTGCCGCTCTCCCAGGTGCTGCACACCGAAACGCCATCCTATTTCCGCCGGCCCGATCTCGACATGAGCGAAGCCGACTTCGTCACCCACTGCGTCGACAAGCTCGAGGAAATGATCGCCATGGAGGGTGCCGACACGATCGCAGCCTTCATCGGCGAACCGCTGCTCGGCACCGGCGGCATCGTTCCGCCGCCGGCCGGCTATTGGGACGCCATCCAGGCCGTGCTCGACAAGCACGACATCCTCCTGATCGCCGACGAAGTCGTCACCGGCTTCGGCCGTCTCGGCACCATGACGGGATCGGCGCATTATGGCCTGAAGCCGGACATCATCACCATCGCAAAGGGCCTGACGTCCGCCTATGCCCCGCTGTCCGGATCGGTCATCTCCGACAAGGTCTGGCAGGTTTTGGTGAAAGGCTCCGATGAGATGGGCCCGATCGGCCACGGCTGGACCTATTCGGCTCACCCGATCGGCGCAGCCGCAGGCGTTGCAAACCTCAAACTCGTCGACGATCTCGGTCTCGTCGAGAACGCAGGAACGGTCGGCGCCTATCTGAACGAGAAGATGAAGGACGCCGTCGCCGATCACAGCCAAGTCGGCGATGTTCGCGGCGAAGGCATGCTTTGTGCGGTGGAGTTCGTCGAGGACAAGTCCAGCCGAACGTTCTACGACCCCTCGCGCAAGATCGGTCCCGCCGTCTCGGCCGCTGTCCTGAAGCAGGGCGTCATCGGCCGTGCGATGCCGCAAGGCGACATTCTGGGCTTCGCGCCACCGCTTTGCCTGACGCGCGAGGAAGCAGACCGCATCGTCGACGCCACGCGCACTGCACTGGCCGAGGTCTTCGGCTGA
- a CDS encoding cyclodeaminase, whose protein sequence is MVEPRDVLILTERDLRELVHLDHAAIEIVEEAFAALASGKVVMPPILSMAIPEAHGEVDVKTAYIPGFDGFAIKVSPGFFDNPKLGLPSLNGLMILFSARTGLVEALLMDNGYLTDIRTAAAGAVAAKHLAPQSVDTAAVFGTGVQARLQMKAAYLVRPFRKLIVWGRDRAKTEACAADLTAELGIEVVAEPDGAKAVAESQLIVTTTPAREPIIKAEWLHPGLHITAMGSDSPEKNEIEPEALTRADLYVADRASQCEKLGELRTAIASGLWGTGQPVELGDIVAGKIEGRLSDDAITICDLTGTGAQDTAIATFALGVAKAGGKGSKVAL, encoded by the coding sequence ATGGTTGAGCCACGCGACGTTCTCATTCTCACCGAGCGCGACCTGCGCGAACTCGTCCATCTGGACCATGCAGCCATCGAAATCGTGGAAGAGGCTTTCGCGGCACTGGCAAGTGGCAAGGTCGTGATGCCGCCGATCCTTTCCATGGCGATCCCCGAGGCCCACGGCGAAGTGGACGTGAAGACCGCTTATATCCCCGGCTTCGACGGTTTTGCCATCAAGGTGAGCCCCGGCTTCTTCGACAATCCGAAGCTTGGCCTGCCGAGCCTGAACGGCCTGATGATCCTTTTCTCCGCGCGCACGGGCCTCGTCGAAGCACTACTGATGGACAATGGCTACCTGACCGACATCCGCACGGCAGCGGCCGGCGCGGTCGCCGCAAAACACCTGGCGCCGCAATCCGTCGATACGGCTGCCGTCTTTGGCACCGGCGTCCAGGCACGTCTGCAGATGAAAGCGGCATATCTCGTCCGGCCGTTCCGCAAGCTCATCGTCTGGGGCCGGGATCGGGCGAAGACGGAAGCCTGTGCCGCGGATCTCACGGCAGAGCTGGGCATCGAGGTCGTCGCCGAACCGGATGGCGCAAAGGCGGTGGCGGAAAGCCAGCTCATCGTCACGACGACCCCTGCCCGCGAACCCATCATCAAGGCCGAATGGCTGCATCCGGGCCTCCACATCACGGCGATGGGCTCCGACAGCCCGGAGAAGAACGAGATCGAGCCAGAGGCTCTCACCCGGGCCGACCTTTATGTCGCCGATCGTGCAAGCCAGTGCGAAAAGCTCGGCGAACTGAGGACCGCGATCGCGTCCGGGCTATGGGGAACCGGCCAGCCGGTGGAATTGGGCGACATCGTCGCCGGCAAGATCGAGGGTCGTCTTTCCGACGATGCGATCACCATTTGCGACCTCACCGGCACCGGCGCACAGGACACCGCGATCGCGACCTTTGCACTCGGGGTTGCCAAGGCGGGGGGTAAAGGTTCAAAAGTGGCCCTATAG
- the eutB gene encoding hydroxyectoine utilization dehydratase EutB, which yields MTSPSFNDIEQAQATIAGHVLRTPLVEATALSRILGTETLLKLESLQPIGAFKLRGAVNAIMQLPSDSAGVTCCSTGNHGRAVAHAAKARGMRAVVCMSALVPKTKVEGIRALGAEVRIVGNSQDDAQEEAARLVADEGLVDIPPFDHPQIIAGQGTITLEMLEDRPDIETLLIPLSGGGLAAGMSLAAKHIKPSIRVVGISMDRGAAMHESILAGGPVTVTEVASLADSLGGGIGLQNRYSFDLCRAFLDDTVLVTEDDIYRAMQALFFEERIVAEGACVVGIAAMMAGKLGNLESPVATVITGRNVDMGVFTRIMAGDDIVLGDVTVKGRTYDHG from the coding sequence TTGACCTCCCCAAGCTTCAACGACATCGAACAGGCACAGGCGACCATCGCAGGCCACGTGCTGCGCACCCCGCTCGTCGAAGCCACTGCGCTGTCACGGATCCTTGGCACCGAGACACTTCTGAAGTTGGAGTCGCTGCAGCCCATCGGCGCGTTCAAACTGCGCGGCGCCGTCAACGCGATCATGCAGCTTCCATCGGATAGCGCCGGCGTCACCTGTTGCTCGACCGGCAACCATGGCCGCGCGGTCGCCCATGCCGCCAAGGCACGCGGCATGCGTGCGGTCGTCTGCATGTCCGCGCTCGTGCCGAAGACCAAAGTGGAGGGCATTCGTGCGCTCGGCGCCGAAGTGCGGATCGTCGGAAACAGTCAGGATGATGCGCAAGAGGAAGCGGCACGCCTCGTCGCCGATGAAGGCTTGGTGGACATTCCACCCTTTGATCATCCGCAGATCATTGCCGGACAAGGCACGATAACGCTGGAGATGCTGGAAGACCGGCCCGACATCGAAACGCTGCTGATCCCGCTTTCCGGCGGCGGACTTGCTGCAGGGATGTCGCTCGCCGCCAAGCACATCAAACCGTCGATCCGGGTGGTGGGCATATCCATGGACCGTGGCGCCGCAATGCACGAAAGCATTCTGGCTGGCGGTCCTGTCACTGTCACCGAAGTGGCGAGCCTTGCCGATTCACTCGGCGGCGGGATCGGGCTGCAGAACCGCTATTCCTTCGACCTCTGCCGCGCCTTTCTGGATGACACAGTCCTCGTCACCGAAGACGACATCTACCGGGCGATGCAGGCCCTGTTCTTCGAGGAGCGCATCGTGGCCGAGGGCGCCTGCGTCGTCGGGATCGCCGCCATGATGGCCGGAAAGCTGGGGAACCTCGAAAGTCCCGTCGCGACCGTCATCACCGGACGCAACGTCGATATGGGCGTCTTCACCCGCATCATGGCGGGAGACGACATCGTGCTCGGTGACGTCACCGTCAAAGGAAGGACTTACGACCATGGTTGA